The window ccctgccggcgcccccgcggccccgccccgcccccttccgccgcgcggggggcggggcctcccGGGCCGTACCAAGCGCAGCGGgacggggggtggggggggtgacGCGCCCTGCCCGGTGCCGCGGCCCCACGGAGGGGTGCGTGTGGGGAGGGGGTCGGCCGCCGGTCCGCGCCCCCGGGAGCCCGCGATGGTCCGCGCCGCCACCCCGGCGCGCCGCGGTCGGGGCGGGGCCGGtcggggcggggagcggcgcccCCGCGGGTGGTGCGCGCCGGGGAGTTTaaagcggcggcgggggggaggcggCGCCGGTGGGAGCCCGCGGCGGGGGATGGCGTGAGGCGAGTGGGAGCCGGGCGGGGgagcgcggagcggagcgggacgggcggggagcggggccgtgcggccgcgccgcgctgcGCTCCGGCGCTTTGTGTGCCGGTCTCGGACAAAGGCGGCGCCGCGCCGGCagccgggggagcggcggggagcgggagcgggggacccggggcagcgggggagACCGGGAGCGAGGGGACCCAGAGCGGCGGAGGAGACCGGGAGCGAGGGGACCCAGAGCGGCGGAGGAGGCCGGGAGCGAGGGGAagtgggggcagaggggaccGGGACCAGGAGCGGGCGCAGCCGCTTGGGACCGGGACTCCCAGGACCCAGTCCCCCGGGAGCTCTGCCCGCCAccgcttccccccgccccccccggaCCCCTCTGCCCCGGGCGGGGGTGGTGGGAAGGGGCTTGGGGCAGGGTCTGCCTTGGGGGGCGCGGGCAGAGccgcccctgcctgcacccctctCCTAACGCCgctctccccgctgcccccaggcCCCGTTGGGCAGGAtgcgcgggggctgcgcggTGGCGGTGGCCGTGCCCTGGCTGGCCCTGCTGGCCCTGGCCCGGCAGCCCCCTGAGAAGCCGTCGGCCACCCCCCTGCTCACCCGCCGGCCCTTCCTGGTGGCCTGGAATGTGCCCACCCAGGACTGCAAGCCCCGCTTCCAGGTGTCCCTCGACTTCAGCCTCTTCGACCTGCAGGCCTCCCCCAATGAGGGCTTCGTGGGGCAGAACCTCACCATCTTCTACAAGGAGCGCCTGGGGCTCTACCCCTACTACACCAGCCAGGGCGTGGCTGTCAACGGCGGCGTCCCCCAAAACAGCAGCCTGTCCGAGCACCTCGCCCGCCTCCAGGAGGGCATCAGCAAGTACATCCGCTCGCCCACCAAGGAGGGGCTGGCCATCATTGACTGGGAGGAGTGGCGGCCCATCTGGGCTCGCAACTGGAAGCCCAAGGACATCTACCGGGAGGTGTCTCAGCAGCTGGTGTACCAGCGGCAGCACACCTGGTCCCGCGAGGAGGTGAACAAGCAGGCGGTGTTCGAGTTCGAGTCGGCCGCCCGGCAGTTCATGGTGAGCACCCTGCGCGTGGCCAAGAGCTTCCGACCCAAGCAGCTCTGGGGGTTCTACCTCTTCCCCGACTGCTACAACCACGACTACAGCAAGAACAAGGAGAGCTACACTGGGCAGTGCCCGGACGTGGAGAAGACGCGCAACGACCAGCTGGCGTGGCTCTGGAGGGAGAGCATGGCCCTCTACCCCTCCATCTACCTCGACCTGCTCCTGGCATCCACCCCCAACAGCCGCAAGTTCGTGCGGGCGCGGGTGATGGAGGCCATGCGCATCTCACAGCAGCACCACGATGGCTACTCCCTGCCCGTCTTCGTCTACACCCGGCCCACCTACATCCGCAAGCTGGATGTGCTCAGCCAGGTAGGGCTACGCCACTGGGACGTCCTCGTCCCAAGCCCTGGGCACCTGGGCTAGAGCCGAGGTGGGTCAGCCGAGGTGGTCCCTCTGCCCGTGTCCTATTCCGGTCCACAGAGTGGGATGGCTCTGGAGGCCAGTGGTCGCTCCCATGGTGTCACCAGCACCCTGTGGTTTGGCTGTCCCCACGTGGGGTGGGGAGCAGCATCCTTTGGCATGGGGCTGGCCCTGGGGACCAGGAGGGGTGCCTggccctgcctccctccctccaaggGGGTGTCATGGTGTGGGGATTCCCAGCTCAACCCCTCTGTGGGTGCATGATGAGGTGCCACAAACCGCCCCTCCTTATGGGCAAGGTGTCTGGCAGCAGGACTGGCACCAATGCTCGCCGTCACCAAGGAAGTGCCTGGGAGGTGCCGCAGGGACTCCTGGGTCCTGGCAGCCGGGGCCCTGGGGTATGTGAGCCCACAGCCCCCGTGCTGTGCTGGCTTAGCCCCCGAGGAGGAGGGTGGTGTTGGGAAGccttgtccccagggaggtgggacagtcccctctccctgtggcCTGGAGCAGGGACGGGTCTTGCCTCCCTGACCCCACAGCGGGCTCTTTGGAGTGCACCGTGCTGGAGGGTGTGGGTGCTGCATGGGGTCTACGGGCACTAACTGGGCTCTGTCCCCATAGCCGGACCTGATCTCCACCATCGGAGAGAGTGCGGCGCTGGGTGCAGCCGGGGCCATTTTCTGGGGTGACGCGGACTACACCAAAAACCGGGTAGGTTTGGCGTCAGTGTGCCCCTGGGGAGGTAGATGATGGGTGGGGGGTTACCTGCTCCCAGAGGGGGACCAGTGGCTCAAGGGTGGGGTGTCCTCTCCATCTGGGGTGCTTTTCTGCCTGGGGCACTCCAACATGCACCTGATGCTCCCCCTTTCCCCAGGACTCATGCCAGATCATCAAGAACTACCTGGAGGGGGACCTGGGTCGCTACATCGTGAATGTCACGACGGCAGCGCAGCTCTGCAGCACGGCGTTGTgccagggccggggccgctgccTGCGCCAGGACAGCACCGCCGATGTCTTCCTCCACCTCAACTCCACCAGCTTCCAGCTGCGGCGCCGGGATGGGGatcacccccagcaccccctctTCTGGGCTGAGGGCCAGCTGTCCTCTGCTGACACCCTCTTCCTACGGACCCACTTCCGCTGCCACTGCtaccagggctggcagggcagcagctgccaggtgCCTGCTGGCCCCCGCAGTGAAGCCCCTGGCCCCCTGGCACCGCTGGGGCTTGCGGTGCTGTTGCTGCTTGCAAGCTGGTGCTAACCCCCCCGGACTGAGCTGGCCCCTCCTGGCACCCCCGTTCTGTGGTGGTCTAGGGGACCTATTTAAGACATCCCTACCTACCCCTGCCTGTGAGGCAGCTCGTTATGGGGGGCTGCCCCTCACTGTGGGGGCAGAGCTGTGTGGttgccccagctctgccctccctgctgtgGGGCGGCTGCCCCCTATGGGGATGGAGGGCAgggttgggggcggggggcctCTCCTGTTGTAAGGAGAGGGATGGGGGCGAGGGGGGCATGGGGGCCGGGAGCGGgtgctgtgtggtgctgagccCCCGTGCGCTGCCCCACACCGAAGTGCTTTACCTCGAATAAAGCTGGGTGGAGTGTGAGTGGGGTGTGGGCTGACTGGGGGGCACAGCATCCCTACTGTTGCTATCCCTGCTCCCAGGcgtggcgggggcggggggtgcggCTGGGGCTTAGAGCTTCCCCCGCGCTGCCGGAGCCGCGGGACGCGGCCGGGCCACCCACGTGGAGGCTGCCGCGGGACCGCCCCGCGCTCTCCTTGGCCCCGCCCCCTGCCGCAGGCTCCGCCCAGGCCGGGCTCCGCCCCCGGGCTGCCTTGGCCCCGCCTCCCGCCGGAGACACGCCTTCGGCCGCGGAGCGTGGGCCGTGGGCACGGCGGGATCCGCGCTGCGGGTGCGGATTCCcctcgcccccccgccccgctaCCGGGACAGCCGCGTGGGGACACCGTCCTGCGCGCCACGGCCGGGGGTGGGTACAGCCCTGCGGGGGCCGGGGACGCCCCTGTGCCGCGAGTGTCCCCGCGCGGTGCCCTCGCGTGGCTCCTGTCCCCGTGCCCTTGCAGCCgctcccggcgctgccccgTCTTCGGGGTGCCCGcgggcacggcccggccccgcgTGGCACAGCCAccctcctgccagcaccccTCGTCTGCTGTGCGTGGCCCCAGACGGTGCCCTCCCGTGCCTGCTGCCCCCACGCGTCGGCGTCCCCGAACTGTGCCCTGCTGTGGCCGCTGTCCCCACGCGTGAGTGGCCCCAGACCGTGCCCTCCTGCGCCACCGCCGTTCCCCGGGCTGTGTCCCGCCGGTCGCGGCCGGCGCTGGGAGCTGCCCCCGGCAGGGCCCTCCTCCTGCCGTCTGATGGCCGGTGCTCCGCACTTCCCAGCGGCGCCTGCCCGGCCCAGCCCACGTCTGTCACCGTGACcttgccccccccgccccccctcgTGTCTGTTTGTCTTTCCAGCCCAGCTCATCCCCGGCCAGTCACTGGGTGTTGACTCTCCGCGTTCCTCCCCAGCCGGACCCGTCGCCGCCGGTCATCAACCGGGGCTGGCACGCTGCCGCCCCATCTCCGGGGCCGCCGTGCTGGGCTCCGGCTGCCGATAACTCTGGGGACTTGATGTGAAGAGGTGGCAGCGGTGACCCTGGGTGACTGGCACCGCCCGGGGACAGGGGCGTGGGTTAATGCCGGCCCCGGCTTGGGCTGGCGATAAAAGCGTCGAGGCCTGCCCCCGTCTCATCCCGTCGCGGctctccccaggcagctccGGCACCCGTTCTGTGCCTGCCGGCACCATGGCATCGGGGTGGTCCTGCtggctcctcctgctgctcctgcctgccctggcccGCACCGGGGGGCCCAGCCCCGTGCTTGTCAACCGACCCTTCGTCACCATCTGGAACATCCCCACCGAGCGCTGCAGCAAGGAGTACAATGTCACCCTCAACCTGGAGGTCTTCGATGTGTTGGCCAACGACCAGCAGTCCTTCATCGGGCAGGACATCACCCTCTTCTACAGTCAGGAGCTGGGGCTCCTCCCCTACTACACATCCGAGGGGGTGCCAGTGAATGGGGGGCTCCCCCAAAATGCCAGCCTGCAGGCCCACCTCCACCAGGCCACCCGGGACATTGAGGtcaccctgcccagccctgcctacAGAGGGCTGGCTGTCATCGACTGGGAGAAGTGGCGCCCGCTGTGGATCCGCAACTGGGCCTCCATGGGCATCTACCAGCAGAAGTCGGAGGAGCTGGTGTGGCAGCAGCACCCGCAGTGGCCCCCCAAGCTGGTGGAGGAAACAGCCAAGCAGCAGTTTGAGCAGAGCGCCTGCAACTTCATGAAGCAGACCCTGCAGCTGGGCGAGACCCTCCGTCCCGACAGCTACTGGGGTTTCTATGGCTTCCCCAACTGCTACAACAACAACTTTGACAGCCTGCCCTACACTGGGACGTGCCCGGCAGTGGAGCAGCAGAGGAACAAGGAGCTGCAGTGGCTCTGGGAGAGCAGCCGGGCACTCTACCCCAGCATCTACCTGCCCCCCTGCCTCAATGGCACCAACAAGGCGCTCGCCTACGTCCGCCACCGCATTACCGAGGCCTTTGCTGTCCAGAGCGGCGTCCTCAACAGCAGCATCCCCGTCCTGCCCTATTCCCAGATCGCCTTCGACTGCACTGTCGACTTCCTTTCCCaggtgatggggacatggggacatgaaGACAGTGGGCACCTCTCAGGCTGATGGGTTGGTGCCGGGGAGTCTTTAGCTCTGCTGGGGTGGCGCGGGGGCTTTGGGCACCGTTgacttctcctctccccttggGTGCAGGAGGACCTGATGAACACCATCGGGGAGAGCGCGGCTCAAGGCGCCGCCGGCATCATCCTCTGGGGTAGCCTCAACTACAGCACCTCCAAGGTGAGTGTGGCAGGGCAGCACCGCGCCACTGCCCGCGGGGACCCCCCGTTCCCCAGCTGTGCAGGGCTGTGACACCGCGTGCCGTTGCAGGAGATGTGCCTGAGGCTGAAGGACTACGTGGAGGGGCCCCTGGGCCACTACATCGTCAATGTGACAGCCAGTGCCGATCTGTGCAGCCAGAGCTTGTGCTCTGGCCAGGGCCGCTGTGTGCGCCAGGAGAACAAGCAGGGATTCCTCCACCTCGACCCCTTCCGCTTTGCCATCGACCTGCAAGCCGGCAAGCCCTGGCTGGTGGCACAGAGCCTGGAGTCCATTGACGACACCGCCCGGCTGGCCGAGGAGTTCAGCTGCCAGTGCTACGACAAGTGGCAGGGACCCCGCTGCAACACCCAGGTCGTTGCTGAGTGACACCCCCCCAtgctggggacaccggggtgggCAGGGTGACACCACCCCGTGCCCCGGCACCCTCACCGTGGGGCTGGGAACCTGACCGCGGGGCTGCTAATAGAACCGGTAGGCACCGATTTCTGTAACCCGGGTTGCTGACTCAGCAATACCTATTTTAAAGCGATTGGCAGAAGGCATGAGATGAAACGCTGCTTCCCTGGTCCAGCTTAGATGAAGATGTTGGCATCTTCATCTGGATGTTTAGCTTGGGGTGGGGGAATCACGTACTCAGTCCTCTGATTTTAGGCCCTAATTTGGGCAATCTCTCCATGATGGGACTGCACTGCGTAGCACTGCATGTTTACTGGGGACTTAAAACTTGCACGCTTATTTCTTATTCTGGTTAATGTAAACCACTGCGAAGCGCGGACTGTCCTCCACAGCATGTGTGACAAGCCAGCTCTCACCAAGAAATGAACCCCATGCTCAGTAAAAAGGAAGGGCAGTATGGAGCAGCATCTAGTTTAGATGCTTCAGTTAAATCCTCTTTGCTAAACTGCACCTTGCTAAATGGTCTTATCGGAGGTTCTTCCTTCAGTTGCTGGGTAACGGGTTGTCTCCTCCTGGTAAAAGCTGAGCCATGGCTCTATGGCCCAGCCGTGTCACCTGAAGAGT of the Ciconia boyciana chromosome 11, ASM3463844v1, whole genome shotgun sequence genome contains:
- the LOC140657949 gene encoding hyaluronidase-2-like, giving the protein MRGGCAVAVAVPWLALLALARQPPEKPSATPLLTRRPFLVAWNVPTQDCKPRFQVSLDFSLFDLQASPNEGFVGQNLTIFYKERLGLYPYYTSQGVAVNGGVPQNSSLSEHLARLQEGISKYIRSPTKEGLAIIDWEEWRPIWARNWKPKDIYREVSQQLVYQRQHTWSREEVNKQAVFEFESAARQFMVSTLRVAKSFRPKQLWGFYLFPDCYNHDYSKNKESYTGQCPDVEKTRNDQLAWLWRESMALYPSIYLDLLLASTPNSRKFVRARVMEAMRISQQHHDGYSLPVFVYTRPTYIRKLDVLSQPDLISTIGESAALGAAGAIFWGDADYTKNRDSCQIIKNYLEGDLGRYIVNVTTAAQLCSTALCQGRGRCLRQDSTADVFLHLNSTSFQLRRRDGDHPQHPLFWAEGQLSSADTLFLRTHFRCHCYQGWQGSSCQVPAGPRSEAPGPLAPLGLAVLLLLASWC
- the LOC140657948 gene encoding hyaluronidase-1-like, yielding MPAPAWAGDKSVEACPRLIPSRLSPGSSGTRSVPAGTMASGWSCWLLLLLLPALARTGGPSPVLVNRPFVTIWNIPTERCSKEYNVTLNLEVFDVLANDQQSFIGQDITLFYSQELGLLPYYTSEGVPVNGGLPQNASLQAHLHQATRDIEVTLPSPAYRGLAVIDWEKWRPLWIRNWASMGIYQQKSEELVWQQHPQWPPKLVEETAKQQFEQSACNFMKQTLQLGETLRPDSYWGFYGFPNCYNNNFDSLPYTGTCPAVEQQRNKELQWLWESSRALYPSIYLPPCLNGTNKALAYVRHRITEAFAVQSGVLNSSIPVLPYSQIAFDCTVDFLSQEDLMNTIGESAAQGAAGIILWGSLNYSTSKEMCLRLKDYVEGPLGHYIVNVTASADLCSQSLCSGQGRCVRQENKQGFLHLDPFRFAIDLQAGKPWLVAQSLESIDDTARLAEEFSCQCYDKWQGPRCNTQVVAE